GGCGCGAGTCAAACCACGGCCGAAGGTGCAGTCCTCGCGCAATTTCGCAGCGATGTACACGTGCCATGACTATTCGTCAGGCAAGGCGGAAGGTAACCCGATCGGCGACGGGTCAGCCGTGATCCCGTTTCGCTCGGATTCGGGCGTCTACAACTACAGTTCGCACGCGAGCCGGCTGGGGGACATCAATGTTTCGGAGAAGGTTGCCGGCCATTTTGAAGGGAAGGGTACGACGGGCAGCGGCAAGTCGACGGTCATCGTAGCGGTGACAGGCATGCTGTCCCGTTTCGATCCGATGTTGTACGTACTGGATAAGGGCCGGGGCTGGGAAGTGTTCATCCGGGTGATGGGCGGCGCCTATGTCTATCTGGAGAAAGGCAAGCCGACCGGATGGGCGCCGTTCGAGCTCGCCGATACGCCAGACAATCGCGAATTCCTGTATGGGCTCGTCGAACTTTGCGGCCGGAAGAACGGTGTCGACCATCAGGGTAAGCCAATCAGGATCGACCTGACGGCCGGCGAGAAGATTCAGTGCCGCAACGCCGTCGATGCGGTAATGGGAGTCGATGACGTACGGCTGCGCCGCTTCAGCCTGCTACTGGACAGCATTCCGGACGAGGGTGACGACAGCCTCCGCACCCGTCTGTCGCTCTGGTGCAAGTCGGAGGGTGGCCGGTTCTGGTGGGTGTTCGATAACCCGCCCAATCTCTCCCTGAACATGAGCGGGCAACGCTGGATCGGTTTCGATGTTGAAGCATTTCTTGTCGAAAACTACGAGCCGTCGGAGCCCGCATTTGCTTACCTGTTCCATCTCAAGAAACTGATGCGTCGCGAGGGCACCCTGATGCAGACGGTGATCGAGGAGTACTGGTTGCCGCTGCGCTTTCGCACGATCCGCGAGCAGATCGAGGAAACCCTTGCCAGCGGGCGGAAAGAGGGGGAGTTCATGGGACTCATCACGCAACAGCCGGAGCAGGCGCAGCGTGCAGCGGACCTGTTTCCCGCGCTGCGCAGTCTGGTCGCGACGAAGATCTGGCTCGCCGACCCGGCGGCTGAAGAAGAAGCGTATCTGCGCGACGGCATGACGCGCAAGGAGTTCCGGGAGTTCAAAAAGCTCACGCCACAGTCACGCCGTTTCCTGATCAAGCAGGGTAACCAGTCGGCATTCGCCAGTTTCGACCTGAACGGGCTTGAGGACGCGATTGCGGTGTTCTCTGGGGACCGCGAGAACGTGCTGATCTGCGACGCGGTGCGCGCTGAGCTGGGCGACGATCCGGACGTCTGGTTGCCCGTCTATCTGGAGCGGGTGTTCGAACGTAAGCTGCGCACACGGCTCGCGGCGAAGCACGGCGCCGATGAGCGCCTGTGGTCCGCCGAGCTGCAGCGCGGCCTCGAGCGCAAGCGCGCCGAGCTCGCCGGCATCTACCCGGCTGCGCGGTTCATCGAAGCCGACGCCGAACCACTGACTGTCTGACCGTAACGCAATGGAGGAATGAAATGAACCTCAACGATGTCAGGCCGACCGTGCGGCTGTTCCAGGCAGGCCGTGTGGCTGCCGCTACGCTCGCGCTGTGCGCTGCGGGCGCCGTTCACGGGCAGGGCGTCCCGACGATTTCGCCGGCCGAGCTTGCGCAGCAGATGGTGCAGGTCCAGCAGCTGTTTCAGCAGATTCAGAACCAGGAGGCCCAGTATCAGGCGCTCACCGGCAACAGCAGTTTCGGGACCATCATGAACGATGCGTCGCTGCGTAACTATCTTCCCGAACAGTGGCAGAACATTTACGACCAGGCGAAGAGCGGC
The sequence above is a segment of the Burkholderia sp. WP9 genome. Coding sequences within it:
- a CDS encoding transporter, coding for MQWFVGEYVGRRFGAEKFFENGYYLSLILKYEDFDDGLKEIGSLAQQVLLQFAGYEAGLLEVYERQHMNGTKMLFSPLYGLVSYLVNGRTGDLPVAAEPGTDVIPSSHLHFGYNTLEIAGSDVPAYRRVATCLDLRSCPEKPGWGQLDPLITLNMEFTITHTFNCMTGFESNRTIDSAINKLESAGDKAKHQIRELRDAQGYVNTGELSFGEYHGAAVIYGETAKEALENADRFASRSRNECGVEWSPATGSAPFTYFSQVPGARVKPRPKVQSSRNFAAMYTCHDYSSGKAEGNPIGDGSAVIPFRSDSGVYNYSSHASRLGDINVSEKVAGHFEGKGTTGSGKSTVIVAVTGMLSRFDPMLYVLDKGRGWEVFIRVMGGAYVYLEKGKPTGWAPFELADTPDNREFLYGLVELCGRKNGVDHQGKPIRIDLTAGEKIQCRNAVDAVMGVDDVRLRRFSLLLDSIPDEGDDSLRTRLSLWCKSEGGRFWWVFDNPPNLSLNMSGQRWIGFDVEAFLVENYEPSEPAFAYLFHLKKLMRREGTLMQTVIEEYWLPLRFRTIREQIEETLASGRKEGEFMGLITQQPEQAQRAADLFPALRSLVATKIWLADPAAEEEAYLRDGMTRKEFREFKKLTPQSRRFLIKQGNQSAFASFDLNGLEDAIAVFSGDRENVLICDAVRAELGDDPDVWLPVYLERVFERKLRTRLAAKHGADERLWSAELQRGLERKRAELAGIYPAARFIEADAEPLTV